In Cerasicoccus sp. TK19100, one DNA window encodes the following:
- a CDS encoding heparinase II/III domain-containing protein, which translates to MYKLNWLTSLLALCLGVSAQSFAQDSWTRPDQLPDIPKQAPRTWILPSQQSAFREYCTTGEGEAFFARIKQGFDEKYLKAPFPAEPESFGDSNPQARTSAKIDAWRDAQDTSNEVAGIASTATIIWRVTGEQAYLDKAKEFLVKLSEWDPEGTTGIEYNDETNFRLLRLMPEVYDQIRAHLSDDEKAQVLAMFQRRGNTTFDHMLRKRTGQLKRNSLEVEPSSHPVRFVPMLGMMGLALYDDLPEARDWFAFAYRFYEDQFSPWGGDDGGWAEGMAYWRGVIEHASFQDALLLIEAPEAYQQPFWRNTFYFPVYFLTPWKSTAFGDTPVAGRIGMEPGIRDFVIHGAKIYQDGYLRAYTDFYEDPRALPEEEMEFKLWRKYPTPIEYLLRDFLVSDRPLPAPKNLSELPPGKYLESIGWVAVHTDLGNPSEDIFLQFKSSPYGSYSHSHADQNAFILNAYGEELAINSGYREYHRSPHHNGHTRQTLSKNALLIGGEGQPAQDANATGTVTQYQSRDDYVWFRGDATQAYRANPKLSDIELVQRDVLMLRTGLIIIRDEVRLERPESIQWLLHSVNPPQLDDGKISINSGQAHLEVQLLAVDNQLDITANDEFATPVDPKYLDKGYDPQFHITAATEKPSTRTIIYSLLQPSKDNATSQLISATDDEALVRLSNGATLTVTYSDDEPKFTSK; encoded by the coding sequence ATGTATAAACTCAATTGGCTCACATCCCTGCTCGCGCTTTGCCTTGGCGTGAGCGCTCAATCCTTCGCGCAAGACAGCTGGACGCGACCCGATCAGCTGCCCGACATCCCCAAGCAAGCTCCGCGCACTTGGATACTCCCCAGCCAGCAATCGGCGTTTCGCGAGTATTGCACCACAGGCGAAGGCGAGGCATTCTTTGCGCGCATCAAGCAGGGCTTCGATGAGAAATACCTGAAAGCGCCCTTCCCCGCCGAGCCGGAATCCTTCGGAGACAGTAACCCGCAGGCACGCACCTCTGCCAAGATCGACGCCTGGCGCGACGCGCAGGATACCAGCAACGAAGTCGCGGGCATCGCCTCGACGGCAACAATCATTTGGCGCGTGACCGGCGAGCAAGCTTACTTGGACAAGGCCAAGGAATTCCTCGTCAAGCTAAGCGAATGGGACCCCGAGGGGACCACCGGTATCGAATACAACGACGAGACTAACTTCCGTCTACTCCGGCTGATGCCCGAAGTTTACGACCAAATTCGCGCGCACCTAAGCGATGATGAAAAAGCCCAAGTGCTTGCCATGTTTCAGCGTCGCGGCAACACGACGTTCGACCACATGCTCCGCAAACGCACGGGCCAACTGAAACGCAACTCACTCGAAGTCGAGCCCTCGAGCCACCCCGTCCGCTTCGTCCCGATGCTCGGCATGATGGGCCTCGCGCTCTATGACGACCTGCCCGAAGCACGCGACTGGTTTGCCTTCGCCTATCGTTTTTACGAAGATCAGTTCTCCCCCTGGGGCGGTGACGACGGCGGCTGGGCCGAGGGCATGGCCTACTGGCGCGGCGTGATCGAGCATGCCTCTTTTCAAGATGCGTTGCTGCTGATCGAAGCACCCGAAGCCTACCAGCAACCCTTTTGGCGCAACACATTTTACTTCCCTGTTTACTTTCTAACCCCGTGGAAATCGACTGCCTTCGGTGACACACCCGTAGCTGGGCGCATCGGCATGGAGCCCGGTATTCGTGACTTCGTAATCCACGGCGCTAAGATTTACCAAGATGGTTACCTGCGTGCTTACACGGACTTTTACGAAGACCCACGCGCGCTCCCCGAGGAAGAGATGGAGTTCAAGCTGTGGCGCAAATACCCAACGCCGATTGAGTATCTTCTGCGCGACTTCCTTGTCTCCGACCGCCCTTTACCCGCCCCTAAAAACCTCAGCGAATTGCCCCCTGGCAAGTACTTGGAAAGCATTGGCTGGGTCGCGGTCCACACCGACCTGGGCAACCCGTCAGAGGATATTTTCCTACAGTTTAAGAGCAGCCCCTACGGCTCTTATTCGCACAGCCATGCCGACCAGAATGCATTCATCCTCAATGCCTATGGCGAAGAGTTGGCAATCAATTCCGGCTACCGTGAATATCATCGCAGCCCGCATCATAACGGCCACACCCGGCAAACCTTGTCCAAGAATGCGCTGCTCATTGGCGGCGAAGGCCAGCCCGCACAGGATGCCAACGCCACGGGCACCGTCACCCAATACCAGAGTCGTGACGACTACGTGTGGTTTCGCGGCGATGCCACTCAGGCCTACCGCGCCAACCCGAAGCTAAGCGATATCGAGCTAGTTCAACGCGACGTGCTGATGCTCCGCACCGGGCTAATTATTATCCGCGATGAGGTCCGCCTGGAGCGCCCGGAAAGCATTCAATGGCTGCTGCATAGTGTGAATCCGCCCCAGCTTGACGATGGCAAAATAAGTATTAATTCGGGCCAAGCCCACCTGGAGGTCCAGCTACTGGCAGTGGACAACCAACTGGACATCACGGCCAATGATGAATTTGCCACACCAGTCGATCCGAAATACTTGGACAAGGGCTATGATCCGCAGTTTCACATTACCGCCGCTACCGAAAAGCCAAGTACCCGGACCATCATCTATTCCTTGTTACAGCCAAGTAAAGACAACGCCACGAGCCAGCTAATCTCCGCCACAGACGACGAGGCGCTGGTCCGTCTGAGCAACGGTGCGACATTGACGGTCACCTATTCCGATGATGAGCCAAAATTTACCTCAAAGTAA
- a CDS encoding amidohydrolase family protein — translation MTERSGRINDCVVLSGPELEPFLCSSFEYEDGRITRMDIRGKAPQPIGKRPVIAPAFVNGHTHVGDCFLADAATRLTLAEAFFRPNGFKYQSLATVPRNEHLDAMKGYLQAMAASGTIAHFDFREQGLEGCRRLRETAQAVGVHSVILSQFDGVPFSAEQLEKNQEPLPDTFIAELHEILQESDGFSESTMNDQTDTAWQTIASICTEANKAKTIHCLEDASYRDTSLARTELGDLQRAIEILQPDLIVHLTVANDEEIARIVSANIPVAINPRANATLGLPLPPVAKLLQAGVPLLLGTDNAMLNGANLMAELDFTYKLARSQFGNQNQIDPTVTLKMVTSNVALTRWGSELPGELSVGLPASFVEFDFSSPTLRTSHHCAATIVTRCQPADIRQTVRNGHTIHQRKA, via the coding sequence ATGACTGAACGCTCCGGACGAATCAATGACTGCGTGGTTTTATCAGGCCCGGAACTGGAGCCGTTCCTGTGCTCTTCATTCGAGTATGAGGACGGTAGAATCACGCGGATGGACATCAGAGGCAAGGCACCTCAGCCCATTGGCAAACGCCCGGTCATCGCACCAGCCTTTGTTAATGGCCATACCCATGTGGGCGACTGTTTTCTGGCGGATGCCGCAACGCGCCTCACCCTCGCCGAGGCTTTCTTCCGGCCTAACGGATTCAAATACCAATCACTCGCTACGGTACCAAGGAATGAACACCTGGACGCGATGAAGGGCTATCTTCAAGCAATGGCTGCATCGGGAACAATCGCCCACTTCGACTTTCGCGAGCAAGGCCTTGAGGGCTGCCGCCGATTGCGCGAAACCGCGCAAGCAGTCGGTGTGCACTCGGTAATCCTAAGCCAGTTCGACGGCGTCCCTTTTTCCGCTGAGCAGTTGGAGAAAAATCAGGAACCACTGCCCGATACATTCATCGCGGAACTGCATGAGATTTTGCAGGAGTCCGATGGCTTCTCCGAAAGCACGATGAACGACCAGACCGATACGGCTTGGCAAACCATCGCCTCCATTTGCACGGAGGCTAACAAAGCCAAGACCATTCATTGCCTGGAAGATGCATCCTATCGCGACACCAGCCTTGCGCGAACCGAACTCGGCGACCTGCAACGCGCGATCGAAATTCTTCAGCCCGATTTAATCGTCCATCTAACCGTCGCCAATGACGAAGAGATTGCACGTATCGTAAGCGCTAACATTCCTGTGGCAATCAACCCGCGCGCAAACGCCACACTTGGGCTCCCGTTGCCCCCGGTGGCGAAGCTCCTTCAGGCTGGCGTGCCACTGCTGTTGGGCACAGACAACGCGATGCTCAATGGGGCCAACCTGATGGCAGAGCTGGACTTCACCTACAAACTCGCACGCTCGCAGTTCGGCAATCAGAATCAGATCGACCCAACGGTTACTTTAAAAATGGTGACCAGCAATGTAGCCCTCACGCGATGGGGCAGCGAACTGCCGGGCGAGTTGTCGGTTGGCTTGCCCGCTTCGTTTGTTGAATTCGATTTTTCGTCGCCGACGCTACGCACCTCCCACCACTGCGCGGCAACCATCGTCACCCGATGCCAACCAGCTGACATTCGGCAAACCGTGCGCAACGGGCACACCATCCACCAGCGGAAAGCATGA
- a CDS encoding LacI family DNA-binding transcriptional regulator translates to MKPTTSQKAKRLSQKQIAKDLGVSQTLVSMVLNGRAEGIAKTSFERIWNYALVNGYSPRGMKMDAALSNAHQVGMSTVGYILRAPLRLANKSNFFSHVHQGLHDCLTEHGAKTVFLGSEDLLNDKDFEQFSKTRMQMRGLVIMGEVERSVVRRLSEMFPRVIYAAARLPGVCHSVVANEEDAAEKMVQHLTDLGHEKFAWFGGTVNTMRGEIRHQSIVAALQRRNLKLQHTEFDMSGGNDRREGFDCAEAILKKIGVEGATAWISFNGLSARGAISCLNKNGITIGKEISVAALDVTRVRDSEWPTLASAGSLPEEIGRLAGELIYRDTEESYFQDIVVPAKLFTGESAGPVAS, encoded by the coding sequence ATGAAACCAACCACTAGTCAAAAAGCAAAACGCCTCTCTCAAAAGCAGATCGCAAAAGACCTGGGCGTCTCGCAAACACTGGTGTCAATGGTCCTCAATGGCCGCGCCGAAGGCATCGCCAAGACCTCCTTTGAGCGCATTTGGAACTACGCCCTGGTCAACGGATACTCACCGCGCGGCATGAAGATGGATGCCGCCTTGAGCAATGCCCACCAGGTCGGCATGTCGACCGTGGGCTACATTTTGCGCGCTCCGCTTCGGCTTGCCAACAAGAGTAACTTTTTCAGCCACGTCCATCAGGGGCTCCACGACTGCCTGACCGAGCATGGTGCCAAAACGGTCTTTCTGGGTTCCGAAGATTTACTGAACGATAAAGACTTCGAGCAATTCAGCAAAACCCGCATGCAAATGCGCGGGCTGGTGATCATGGGCGAAGTGGAACGATCCGTAGTGCGCCGGCTATCAGAGATGTTCCCCCGTGTCATCTACGCCGCGGCCCGCCTGCCCGGCGTGTGCCACTCCGTCGTCGCCAATGAGGAGGACGCCGCAGAAAAGATGGTCCAGCACCTGACCGATCTTGGTCACGAAAAGTTTGCGTGGTTTGGCGGCACGGTGAATACCATGCGCGGCGAGATACGCCACCAATCCATCGTCGCCGCACTCCAGCGTCGCAACCTCAAGCTACAGCATACTGAGTTCGACATGAGCGGCGGCAATGACCGGCGCGAGGGCTTTGATTGCGCAGAGGCGATCTTAAAGAAAATTGGCGTCGAGGGTGCCACGGCATGGATCAGCTTCAATGGCCTTTCCGCCCGCGGAGCGATCAGCTGCTTGAACAAGAACGGCATCACCATAGGCAAGGAAATCAGCGTCGCCGCGCTCGATGTCACCCGCGTGCGTGACTCCGAGTGGCCCACGCTGGCCTCGGCTGGTTCGCTCCCGGAAGAAATCGGCCGCTTAGCGGGTGAGCTCATCTACCGCGACACCGAAGAATCCTATTTTCAAGACATCGTCGTCCCCGCCAAGCTCTTTACCGGCGAAAGCGCTGGCCCGGTCGCTTCGTAA
- a CDS encoding DUF3891 family protein — translation MIRIEEKDAWLLLGHCAHANLAGEFARHWKNDLFLPPEPFAHILDAVARHDDSWVAVDAMPVLTPEGNPSAFSSELVGTYDAFEEIDLADYLRVRGEATEKAADRDPYAAILISMHTVNLLTEQADLSTLTPEEAEVHAAFIEGQLQRQQALIDQLRKTDFPQSALEESSLRRGFEFLQACDSLSLLVGVDFAETSTLRHAQATRNGGKVVIDFTPMGDGVFVLDPYPFDEVGLSFLIPYVRVPKAATSCLADFQAAFLNAESVKKKITFIAKSQ, via the coding sequence GTGATTCGCATTGAGGAGAAAGATGCTTGGCTGTTGCTCGGTCATTGTGCGCACGCTAACTTGGCGGGTGAGTTTGCGCGGCATTGGAAGAACGATCTTTTTCTGCCACCAGAACCATTTGCGCATATTTTGGATGCCGTGGCGCGGCATGATGACAGCTGGGTGGCTGTCGACGCCATGCCCGTGCTGACGCCCGAGGGTAACCCTTCGGCATTTTCCAGTGAGCTGGTCGGGACGTATGATGCTTTCGAGGAGATCGACTTGGCTGATTATTTGCGGGTGCGCGGCGAGGCGACGGAAAAGGCGGCTGATCGCGATCCCTATGCGGCGATTTTGATCTCCATGCACACCGTAAATTTGCTGACGGAACAGGCGGACTTGAGCACCTTGACGCCGGAGGAGGCGGAAGTTCACGCAGCGTTTATTGAGGGGCAGCTTCAGCGGCAGCAGGCGTTGATTGACCAGTTGAGAAAAACCGATTTTCCACAAAGCGCACTGGAGGAGTCGTCGCTGCGTCGCGGCTTTGAGTTTCTGCAAGCGTGCGATAGCTTGTCGCTGCTGGTGGGCGTGGATTTCGCTGAAACGTCAACACTGCGGCATGCCCAGGCAACGCGAAACGGCGGTAAAGTCGTCATCGATTTTACCCCAATGGGGGATGGTGTGTTTGTGCTGGACCCATATCCATTCGATGAAGTTGGCCTTAGCTTTTTGATCCCGTATGTGCGCGTGCCCAAGGCGGCGACGTCTTGCTTGGCTGATTTTCAAGCGGCCTTTCTTAACGCGGAGAGCGTTAAGAAGAAGATAACCTTTATTGCTAAATCTCAATGA
- a CDS encoding acetamidase/formamidase family protein, translating into MDRSVVVNRWNRDYPPRLTIKPGDTIAFEMRDSSDGQVQPDMSAEDFEKIDKMRIHALTGPVCIEGAEPGDRLVLDILEYQHEGWGWSGLVDGLGLLAEDFSGPFLQTWRFENDVTKSMPGLTIPLRPFCGIIGVQPAEVGEFRTRPPGVFGGNLDVRHLVAGSRLHLPVQIPGAGLCAGDAHAAQGDGEVCLNGMEAPMTVRMKVNLVKDSPLPGPYLECPGELEPREFAEHGYHVFIESDADPREASKRVVRRAIDYLVKRLGLSREQAYVTCSVVIRLKISQLVNAPTMTISGYFPEAVFDERSEVLP; encoded by the coding sequence TTGGATCGATCGGTAGTGGTGAATCGGTGGAATCGCGATTATCCGCCGCGGTTAACGATTAAGCCCGGCGATACGATTGCTTTCGAAATGCGGGACTCCAGTGACGGGCAAGTGCAGCCTGATATGTCGGCGGAGGATTTTGAAAAGATCGACAAGATGCGAATTCATGCGCTGACGGGGCCGGTCTGCATCGAGGGGGCCGAACCCGGGGATCGGCTGGTTCTCGACATTTTGGAATACCAGCATGAGGGGTGGGGCTGGAGTGGCTTGGTCGACGGGCTCGGCTTACTGGCGGAAGATTTTTCCGGTCCGTTTTTGCAGACTTGGCGTTTCGAGAATGACGTGACGAAGTCGATGCCAGGTTTAACGATTCCGCTTCGTCCGTTTTGCGGGATCATCGGCGTTCAGCCAGCCGAAGTTGGTGAATTTCGGACGCGGCCACCAGGCGTGTTCGGGGGCAACCTCGATGTACGGCATTTGGTGGCGGGTAGTCGCTTGCATTTGCCGGTGCAAATTCCGGGCGCTGGCCTGTGCGCGGGTGACGCCCATGCAGCGCAGGGAGACGGCGAAGTTTGCCTGAACGGTATGGAGGCACCCATGACGGTGCGCATGAAAGTAAATTTGGTTAAAGACAGTCCGCTACCGGGGCCATACCTGGAGTGCCCGGGTGAGCTGGAGCCGCGGGAATTTGCTGAGCATGGATACCATGTTTTTATCGAGTCGGATGCAGACCCGCGTGAAGCCAGTAAGCGTGTGGTTCGCCGCGCGATTGATTACTTGGTCAAGCGGCTGGGGCTCTCACGGGAGCAGGCATACGTGACGTGCAGCGTCGTGATCCGCCTGAAGATCAGCCAGCTGGTCAACGCGCCGACGATGACGATCTCGGGCTATTTCCCGGAGGCGGTTTTTGATGAAAGATCGGAGGTGCTGCCGTGA
- a CDS encoding creatininase family protein: MSLERQLLSMTPVQIADAARDPKSLVLLPTGAIEQHGPHLPIGVDSLLGHAFLKRVLTRLDNNDPVWIAPPILVGKSNEHDGFPGTLSISAESLRDQMLGTVQQLEQWGFRRIAVLNTHGGNSPVLRTTALEIAQTTTVEIGILSSHPATELSEREERFGIHAGQYETSLMLAIHPELVDRKKADCHWIDERFPAGLIAPENAPATFAWKTADFTPSGTLGDATQASAKDGEAWHNAVADMLHRQIQTLL; encoded by the coding sequence GTGAGCCTTGAGCGTCAGCTTCTGTCCATGACTCCGGTGCAAATCGCGGATGCCGCGCGCGATCCGAAATCGCTGGTGCTCTTGCCAACGGGGGCCATCGAGCAGCATGGTCCCCACCTGCCGATTGGCGTCGATTCACTTCTCGGTCACGCATTTTTAAAGCGCGTGTTAACGCGCCTAGACAATAACGATCCGGTCTGGATCGCGCCACCGATTTTAGTCGGTAAGAGCAACGAGCACGACGGCTTCCCCGGCACGCTCAGTATCTCCGCCGAATCGCTGCGCGACCAAATGCTCGGAACAGTTCAGCAATTGGAACAGTGGGGATTTCGCCGCATCGCCGTCCTGAACACTCACGGTGGAAACTCACCCGTATTGCGTACCACCGCGTTGGAGATTGCCCAAACCACAACCGTCGAGATCGGTATTCTATCATCGCATCCGGCCACAGAATTGAGCGAGCGCGAGGAGCGCTTCGGTATTCACGCGGGGCAGTATGAAACTTCGCTAATGTTGGCCATTCACCCAGAGCTTGTTGATAGGAAAAAGGCAGACTGCCACTGGATCGACGAACGTTTTCCCGCAGGACTCATCGCCCCTGAGAACGCACCCGCAACCTTCGCTTGGAAGACCGCCGACTTCACGCCCTCTGGAACTCTCGGCGATGCCACTCAAGCGAGCGCGAAGGATGGCGAAGCATGGCACAACGCGGTTGCCGATATGCTACATCGGCAAATCCAGACCTTGCTCTAA
- a CDS encoding amidase family protein gives MSVDREHHGKGAMAASSQSTTHARNHDSIQTFYRQVDSLDAATKRAVFATITPRIEAIKSAEHAAIANKPLSGLTCVLKDNFDLAGYPTNASSVFLETVRPGPHADGPLVQTIKAKGLAILGKTQMNEFAYGLDGANPHCGNCPHPGDSQLVSGGSSSGSAWAVAKGFADIGFGTDTGGSIRVPSAFCGLYGLRLPPNEWARKGCITLAPSFDTVGWMTKKLSTLAQASLALLDLVPSNESKPLSVIAIGPMSDTTLKGIGDQFNGCIDARHERHQLFAPQVSKAFSVLQSIEAYALHRPWIRNHRKQYDPAVLRRILRAEAWTSEEISEAHAVRQSICQDLEEMFQHCDIALLPVTESPTPKQTMTEVQREELLRQTAPASLAGLPVLTIPLPSSASTTIGIQCLMPTSRWRQILPSLFQLLTTTTQDD, from the coding sequence GTGAGCGTTGATCGCGAGCACCACGGTAAGGGCGCAATGGCCGCCAGCAGCCAGTCGACTACCCACGCTCGCAACCACGATTCCATTCAGACTTTTTACCGCCAAGTCGATAGCCTCGATGCAGCAACCAAGCGCGCGGTTTTTGCAACGATAACGCCACGCATCGAAGCAATTAAGTCCGCCGAACATGCAGCCATTGCCAACAAGCCATTGAGCGGGCTAACGTGCGTTCTCAAAGACAACTTCGACTTGGCCGGATACCCCACGAACGCCTCGTCAGTGTTCCTGGAAACCGTACGCCCCGGGCCACATGCGGATGGCCCACTCGTGCAAACGATCAAAGCAAAGGGCTTGGCAATACTTGGTAAAACACAGATGAACGAGTTCGCCTACGGGCTGGATGGAGCCAACCCTCACTGTGGAAATTGCCCGCATCCCGGCGACTCGCAGTTGGTCTCAGGAGGCTCCAGTAGTGGCAGCGCTTGGGCCGTTGCCAAAGGGTTCGCGGACATCGGATTTGGCACGGATACCGGTGGATCGATTCGCGTTCCATCAGCATTTTGCGGGCTCTATGGCCTACGCTTACCGCCCAACGAATGGGCGCGCAAAGGCTGCATCACACTCGCCCCGTCATTCGACACGGTCGGATGGATGACCAAGAAACTGAGCACCCTCGCCCAGGCATCACTGGCATTACTCGACTTGGTCCCGAGCAACGAAAGTAAGCCTCTGAGCGTGATCGCCATTGGCCCAATGAGCGATACTACGTTGAAAGGCATTGGCGATCAATTTAACGGCTGCATCGATGCGCGGCACGAGCGTCATCAACTCTTCGCGCCACAAGTATCCAAGGCTTTCTCTGTATTGCAAAGTATCGAAGCCTATGCACTACACCGGCCGTGGATACGCAACCACCGCAAGCAATATGACCCGGCGGTGCTACGCCGAATTCTCCGCGCTGAAGCATGGACCAGCGAAGAGATTTCCGAAGCGCACGCCGTCCGTCAATCGATCTGTCAAGACCTGGAGGAGATGTTTCAACACTGCGATATTGCGCTACTCCCAGTTACCGAATCTCCCACGCCGAAACAAACGATGACCGAGGTCCAGCGCGAGGAACTGCTCCGGCAAACAGCGCCGGCCAGCCTCGCCGGACTTCCCGTGCTAACCATTCCGCTGCCATCGTCGGCCTCGACAACCATCGGCATTCAGTGCTTAATGCCCACTAGCCGTTGGCGGCAAATTTTACCGTCTTTATTTCAACTGCTCACCACGACGACTCAAGATGACTGA
- a CDS encoding DUF2264 domain-containing protein has protein sequence MIAQPETTTRSQWLTDAALKLLRPLMGVIEPTEAKLALHGRASDHDARADRLESFARPFHLYALLLGHLGNDMPEEAASWHRDLAQCLDNGTNPQHPAYWGPSTNFHQHVVEMGLLVLSLEICREHFWEQLPSAVQQRALDWLETARSVAMHWNNHLFFGVFTLEFLIREGRGTACDRALIDGWLRELETMSRDEGWFRDGLNDSADYYNAYAFHYYGLNWVRFFCNDPQSTRAEFWTSRAEQFLQGFHHVFASDGGAPNFGRSQTYRFALLAPFGPALALERCPIPAATVRRLASDHLSFFLEKEIFTPEGWLNIGWTDENPAIAESYSCVSSSYWAAKGFSLLLLPPEHAFWAAEPASAEVTYADEHSHATSVGLTIRRFSGDTEIINTGSAVSLMNLRYFASKWSKLAYRASAGTILPDAENPFPADMSLVAEFDGKRFGRHITYPTEFGENYVRCTYTLGEKTHDNMAAVETFIAWKDRWLFVEHTVTATAPCKLHQGGFSLGLYKANEVQKDEPLSGCIGLSANGRVSLIQSICGYEQSMVSASAAEDPRRHTLQRHHAVPVLSTLASTGKIQLSCLIYFGPTGEPSLPWIIDSNRHELCLAHPFYDDWSPRNV, from the coding sequence ATGATCGCGCAACCTGAGACCACCACCCGCTCACAATGGTTGACCGACGCCGCACTCAAGCTGCTGCGTCCACTCATGGGCGTAATCGAGCCCACCGAAGCCAAGCTAGCTTTGCATGGCAGAGCTTCCGACCACGATGCTCGCGCCGACCGGCTGGAGAGCTTTGCCCGGCCTTTTCATTTGTATGCGCTGCTGCTTGGGCACCTGGGCAATGACATGCCCGAGGAGGCCGCCAGCTGGCACCGCGATCTCGCGCAATGCCTCGACAACGGGACCAACCCACAGCACCCGGCCTACTGGGGGCCGTCCACCAATTTCCACCAACATGTGGTCGAGATGGGCCTGCTCGTGCTCAGCCTCGAAATCTGCCGTGAGCACTTCTGGGAACAGCTGCCCTCCGCCGTCCAGCAACGCGCACTCGACTGGTTGGAAACCGCGCGCAGCGTCGCCATGCACTGGAATAACCACCTGTTCTTCGGCGTGTTTACGCTGGAGTTTCTCATCCGCGAAGGACGGGGCACCGCATGCGACCGTGCGCTAATCGACGGCTGGCTGCGCGAGCTAGAAACCATGTCCCGCGATGAGGGTTGGTTCCGCGATGGCCTCAACGATTCCGCCGACTACTACAATGCCTACGCCTTCCACTACTATGGCCTGAATTGGGTGCGCTTCTTCTGCAATGATCCGCAGAGCACGCGCGCCGAATTCTGGACCAGCCGCGCTGAGCAATTTCTCCAGGGCTTCCATCATGTCTTTGCCAGCGACGGCGGCGCGCCCAACTTCGGTCGCTCGCAAACATACCGCTTCGCCCTGCTGGCACCGTTCGGCCCTGCCCTCGCGCTCGAGCGTTGTCCAATACCCGCAGCAACCGTGCGTCGACTGGCCAGCGATCATTTAAGTTTCTTCCTCGAAAAGGAAATCTTTACCCCCGAAGGCTGGTTGAACATCGGGTGGACCGATGAAAACCCCGCCATCGCGGAGAGCTACTCCTGCGTCTCCAGCTCTTACTGGGCAGCCAAAGGCTTCTCGCTCCTGCTGCTTCCGCCCGAGCACGCATTCTGGGCCGCCGAACCTGCGTCCGCGGAAGTGACCTACGCCGATGAGCACAGCCACGCCACCAGCGTTGGGCTTACGATTCGGCGCTTCAGTGGTGACACGGAAATCATCAATACCGGTTCCGCCGTCTCCCTGATGAACCTCCGCTACTTCGCGTCAAAATGGTCCAAGCTTGCCTACCGTGCCTCAGCGGGGACCATCCTGCCCGACGCCGAAAACCCCTTTCCGGCAGACATGTCGCTCGTCGCCGAATTCGACGGAAAACGCTTTGGACGACACATCACGTATCCCACTGAATTTGGCGAAAATTACGTTCGCTGCACCTACACGCTCGGCGAGAAAACGCATGACAACATGGCCGCCGTTGAGACCTTTATCGCCTGGAAAGACCGCTGGCTTTTTGTCGAACATACCGTCACCGCGACCGCCCCTTGTAAGCTGCATCAAGGCGGCTTTTCGCTCGGGCTCTACAAAGCCAACGAGGTGCAAAAAGACGAGCCCCTATCCGGCTGCATCGGACTATCCGCCAACGGTCGCGTATCGCTCATTCAGAGCATTTGCGGTTACGAGCAGTCCATGGTCAGCGCGAGCGCTGCGGAGGATCCACGCCGTCATACACTGCAGCGCCACCATGCAGTGCCAGTCTTAAGTACCCTTGCCAGCACTGGCAAAATTCAGTTATCCTGCCTCATCTATTTTGGCCCAACTGGCGAGCCATCATTGCCCTGGATCATTGATAGCAACCGCCACGAACTTTGCCTCGCTCACCCCTTCTATGACGATTGGTCACCCCGCAATGTATAA
- a CDS encoding RidA family protein, which produces MSSPESRLEALNIVLPAPPSPGGNYLPYRREERLVFLAGVISASATAGEYLGQVGNELSLEDGYGAARLCALNALAVMRSITGSLNDVEKLLYVGGYVNAIPAYGQSPSVINGASDLFVEIFGDDGRHARAAVAVAGLPKNAAVEIQVNLKLKA; this is translated from the coding sequence ATGAGTAGCCCGGAGAGTAGACTTGAGGCCTTAAATATTGTGCTACCAGCGCCGCCATCTCCCGGCGGAAATTACCTGCCGTATCGGCGCGAGGAACGCCTGGTATTTTTGGCGGGTGTTATTAGCGCATCGGCGACTGCGGGTGAGTATTTAGGGCAGGTAGGTAATGAGCTTTCGCTTGAGGATGGTTACGGCGCAGCGCGTCTTTGTGCGCTTAATGCGCTCGCGGTTATGCGGTCGATCACGGGCTCGCTCAACGATGTGGAGAAGCTGCTCTACGTGGGCGGATACGTGAATGCAATTCCTGCCTACGGCCAAAGCCCATCAGTCATCAACGGCGCATCGGATCTCTTTGTCGAAATTTTTGGCGACGATGGGAGGCATGCGAGGGCCGCAGTCGCGGTCGCTGGTTTGCCGAAAAATGCCGCCGTGGAAATTCAGGTAAATCTCAAACTTAAAGCTTAG